The following proteins are encoded in a genomic region of Hyla sarda isolate aHylSar1 chromosome 3, aHylSar1.hap1, whole genome shotgun sequence:
- the LOC130360939 gene encoding taste receptor type 2 member 9-like — protein MKTLSKTYDRNSASSGSHSIDETADPTEGDTMVLYLDILVPALIALIPGLVINSFIIVINVTDWLNGRSVTPVDHIITSLGISRMCAQCAVTLSIIVSTIFQNNLHVDVTVFIMDTLYSFSVYSNIWLTCLLSIVFCLKISNLRTRLFLYLRRMIDQRTVHFIVGSVLLSAINCLLPTIIHVTKGGTYNTTMDNLLLDCTSSDSLYIHIISSIIPMLFCSISSVLLFTSLYHHITKMKMSGNLSINLKTYHSAMTFVSITFIYNSKYFTGHMVSVFMYYLYCEYVLWLDTVLGFLPILHSSYLIYRTAKLRSHMSKVLKNVIDFFFQRKMTETREDIEMITLGCN, from the coding sequence atGAAAACATTGTCTAAAACCTATGACAGAAACTCAGCCTCATCAGGATCTCACAGTATAGACGAGACGGCTGATCCTACAGAAGGTGACACCATGGTCCTGTATCTGGATATCCTGGTCCCGGCACTGATTGCTCTTATACCTGGACTGGTGATAAACTCATTTATTATAGTCATCAATGTCACTGACTGGTTGAATGGAAGATCGGTGACTCCTGTTGACCACATTATAACTTCTCTTGGGATTTCACGAATGTGCGCTCAGTGTGCTGTTACACTTAGTATTATTGTCTCTACAATCTTTCAGAACAACCTCCATGTGGATGTAACTGTGTTTATTATGGATACACTCTATTCTTTCTCTGTTTATTCCAATATTTGGTTAACATGTCTTCTCTCCATTGTTTTCTGTCTGAAGATCTCCAACCTCCGCACCAGACTGTTCCTGTATCTGAGGAGGATGATAGATCAGAGGACTGTGCATTTCATTGTAGGATCAGTTCTTCTCTCAGCTATCAATTGTTTGTTGCCGACCATCATTCATGTGACCAAAGGTGGAACATACAATACAACCATGGATAATTTATTACTGGATTGCACTTCTAGTGATTCTTTATACATTCATATTATATCATCCATCATCCCGATGCTTTTCTGTTCCAtctcctccgtcctcctcttcaccTCGTTGTATCATCACATAACAAAGATGAAGATGAGCGGGAACTTATCCATCAATCTGAAGACATATCACTCAGCCATGACATTTGTATCCATCACTTTTATTTACAACAGTAAATACTTCACTGGTCATATGGTTAGTGTCTTTATGTACTATTTATACTGTGAGTATGTTCTATGGCTTGACACTGTCTTGGGATTCCTACCAATTCTACATTCCTCCTACCTGATCTACAGAACGGCCAAACTGAGGAGTCACATGTCCAAGGTTCTTAAGAATGTCATTGATTTCTTCTTCCAAAGGAAAATGACAGAAACTAGAGAGGACATTGAAATGATAACTCTAGGATGTAACTAA